From the Clostridium putrefaciens genome, one window contains:
- a CDS encoding TrmH family RNA methyltransferase has product MNLIESKNNPLIKEVKKLHEKKYRLLMGKFIVEGLRFVGEALTQGDLVDSLFISRSYVDKYNHLLDNNLINGKNIFIVEDNIFKSLCYTESPQGIISVCNITKEKINITDGFYILVDKVQDPGNLGTIIRSAHASGAKAVILTKGTVDLYNSKVLRSTMGSIFYIPIIEDDKFEYINSLKDKGFKFLVSSLDTDKNFYDIDLTKNLVICVGNEGNGISEEIYKLSDIKAKIPMPGGAESLNVSIAASIMMFEVIRQINSSIEFI; this is encoded by the coding sequence TTGAATCTAATTGAAAGTAAAAATAACCCACTGATTAAAGAAGTAAAAAAACTTCATGAAAAAAAGTACAGACTTCTAATGGGGAAATTTATAGTAGAAGGTCTTAGATTTGTAGGTGAAGCTTTAACACAAGGTGATTTAGTAGACTCCTTATTTATAAGTAGAAGTTATGTAGATAAATATAATCATTTATTAGACAATAATTTAATAAATGGAAAAAACATTTTTATAGTTGAGGATAATATTTTTAAATCCTTATGTTATACAGAAAGTCCTCAGGGAATAATATCTGTTTGTAATATAACTAAAGAAAAAATTAATATTACAGATGGATTTTATATTCTTGTAGATAAGGTACAAGACCCTGGTAATTTAGGAACTATAATAAGATCTGCCCATGCAAGTGGTGCAAAAGCAGTTATATTAACTAAGGGAACAGTGGACTTGTATAATTCTAAAGTGCTGAGATCTACTATGGGATCTATTTTCTATATACCAATAATAGAAGATGATAAGTTTGAATATATAAATTCACTAAAGGATAAAGGGTTTAAATTTTTAGTTAGTAGTTTAGATACAGATAAAAACTTTTATGATATAGATTTAACTAAAAACTTAGTTATATGTGTGGGTAATGAAGGTAATGGAATTAGTGAAGAAATTTATAAATTAAGTGATATTAAAGCTAAGATACCCATGCCAGGTGGGGCTGAATC